The Aminiphilus circumscriptus DSM 16581 genome contains a region encoding:
- a CDS encoding HD-GYP domain-containing protein → MIVPVAFLESGLVVAETLLGSSGQLLLAKGTILSDLIIDALRRSSIESVKVRLLDELEPREEVLPSIPADREVQVKSQIRELFTLLQTRRTLPVALLDRLSASLHAVADALFSDGGVLFSNVKHLANHDEYTYEHSWMVMVLSLALARKAVGYGVLSLLDWQDRVNLGLGSILHDVGKMRVPEEILNKPDVLSVDEMELMRGHPQWGLDIVRRHERIMPMARGIVVHHHQRWDGKGYGPSSGDLLSGEAIPCLVRLVSIADAYDALVSDRPYRPGFLPWEAMEILERAGGSHFDPHLVGLVRDVVEDFPVGAVLLLRSGAVAVVQTGQREGDVVECAVLGSLSERTRALVGQGIGVPRDNILCGGNSFLGLARRLAAKPELLRGVLAGEVAKLTFLAPWRALAESQLSPLLEGRNREVEQHVPSEPPLRSLRALSGVRQEE, encoded by the coding sequence ATGATCGTTCCTGTGGCCTTTCTTGAAAGTGGACTCGTTGTGGCGGAAACTCTCCTGGGATCTTCCGGGCAGCTTTTGCTTGCCAAAGGGACCATCCTCTCCGACCTCATCATCGACGCTTTGCGCCGGAGTTCCATTGAGTCAGTGAAGGTTCGTCTCCTCGACGAACTGGAACCGAGGGAAGAGGTGCTTCCTTCCATTCCGGCGGATCGGGAGGTGCAGGTCAAATCCCAGATTCGGGAACTCTTTACGCTTCTCCAGACGAGGCGTACCCTTCCTGTTGCGCTGCTGGACCGATTGAGTGCCTCGCTCCACGCAGTGGCGGACGCTCTTTTCTCCGACGGTGGAGTGCTCTTCTCGAACGTGAAACATCTTGCCAATCACGACGAATACACGTACGAGCATTCCTGGATGGTCATGGTACTCAGCCTTGCCCTGGCAAGAAAAGCCGTGGGCTACGGCGTGCTCTCTCTTCTGGACTGGCAGGACCGGGTCAACCTCGGCCTGGGCTCGATACTCCACGATGTGGGGAAGATGCGAGTCCCCGAGGAGATTCTCAACAAACCGGACGTGCTTTCGGTGGACGAAATGGAACTCATGCGCGGACATCCTCAGTGGGGGCTCGACATCGTGCGTCGCCATGAAAGAATCATGCCCATGGCCAGAGGGATCGTGGTGCATCATCACCAGCGATGGGACGGCAAAGGATACGGGCCCTCCAGCGGTGACCTTCTCTCCGGAGAGGCCATCCCCTGTCTCGTACGCCTCGTCTCCATCGCCGACGCTTATGATGCTCTCGTGTCCGACCGTCCCTACAGACCTGGTTTTCTGCCGTGGGAGGCCATGGAGATTCTCGAGCGTGCCGGTGGGAGCCACTTTGATCCTCACTTGGTGGGGCTGGTTCGCGATGTGGTTGAGGATTTTCCCGTAGGAGCTGTTCTTCTTCTTCGTTCCGGGGCGGTTGCGGTGGTTCAGACAGGACAGCGTGAAGGAGATGTGGTGGAGTGTGCCGTTCTGGGCTCACTTTCCGAAAGAACTCGGGCGCTTGTCGGGCAAGGGATCGGTGTGCCCAGGGACAACATTCTCTGCGGGGGGAATTCATTTCTTGGACTGGCGCGCCGTCTCGCGGCGAAACCGGAACTCCTTCGGGGCGTTCTCGCGGGAGAAGTGGCGAAGCTCACGTTTCTCGCTCCCTGGAGAGCGCTGGCGGAATCGCAATTGTCACCTCTTCTGGAGGGGAGGAATCGGGAGGTTGAGCAGCATGTCCCGAGCGAGCCTCCTCTCCGATCCCTCCGCGCTCTTTCCGGCGTGAGACAAGAGGAGTGA
- a CDS encoding sulfite exporter TauE/SafE family protein: MGQLLELALLVLLGGCAGILSGCFGIGGAFVITPLLHGLGHPMTFSVGMGIAYTSWTSTLAGVRYLRGGSASKEMFFKVVLPMGLCSFFTTAYAKNLALALDTAGKADGVIRVAYVMLLILSGTLVLRKKALQEGELSGNTLLRLPPLFRIQDLDVPVSVWNVLFVGLLVGFLQGFLGIGGGSLMVPLLVALCAFEAHLAVAVSLLVIMITAPYGAALYFLAGKISVVPLMALAAGAWFGSALGVRVNRVLPEMVLRKALAGFFYCGSLAVALKAVGWHVLSLVLLLGLAVGAAGGLVFMGFSGEKREKELIKHGQ, translated from the coding sequence ATGGGCCAGTTGCTCGAATTGGCATTGCTCGTGCTTCTCGGAGGATGTGCGGGAATACTCAGTGGTTGTTTCGGCATAGGAGGGGCTTTCGTGATTACCCCCCTGCTCCATGGTCTTGGACACCCCATGACGTTTTCCGTCGGCATGGGCATTGCCTATACGTCGTGGACTTCGACGTTGGCGGGAGTTCGTTATCTCCGCGGCGGGAGTGCGTCGAAGGAGATGTTTTTCAAGGTTGTGCTGCCCATGGGGCTCTGCAGTTTCTTCACCACCGCCTACGCGAAGAATCTCGCTCTCGCTCTGGATACGGCAGGAAAGGCGGACGGAGTGATCCGCGTTGCCTACGTGATGCTTTTGATCCTGTCGGGAACTCTCGTGCTCCGAAAAAAGGCACTGCAGGAAGGGGAGCTTTCCGGGAACACGCTGCTGCGGCTTCCTCCGCTGTTTCGGATTCAGGATCTCGATGTCCCCGTTTCGGTATGGAACGTCCTCTTCGTGGGACTTCTGGTTGGATTTCTCCAGGGATTTCTCGGCATCGGGGGGGGATCGCTCATGGTGCCCCTTCTGGTGGCGCTCTGTGCTTTCGAGGCGCACCTGGCCGTGGCCGTAAGCCTCCTGGTGATCATGATCACCGCTCCCTACGGGGCCGCACTGTATTTTCTCGCCGGAAAGATTTCCGTCGTTCCCCTGATGGCGCTGGCAGCGGGTGCGTGGTTCGGTTCGGCTCTCGGTGTCCGGGTGAATCGAGTTCTCCCCGAAATGGTTCTTCGCAAGGCCCTGGCGGGCTTTTTCTATTGCGGTTCCCTTGCCGTGGCTCTGAAGGCGGTTGGATGGCACGTCCTCTCTCTGGTTCTTCTTCTGGGGTTGGCTGTCGGCGCCGCTGGGGGGCTTGTTTTTATGGGATTTTCCGGAGAAAAAAGGGAGAAAGAACTGATCAAACATGGCCAATAG
- a CDS encoding cupin domain-containing protein produces MLCRLNASEAIRREGLQKGAGGGWCTYAISPGSAREGSHLKMVGRIALDPGAAVGGHPHEVDEEVYVVLSGVGVYLDGDTEYEVGPGDVTVTFRGERHGLRNTGTEPLVFLAFIAG; encoded by the coding sequence ATGCTTTGTCGTTTGAATGCGTCGGAAGCGATTCGCCGCGAGGGGTTGCAGAAGGGGGCCGGTGGCGGCTGGTGCACCTATGCCATTTCTCCGGGAAGCGCCCGGGAGGGAAGTCATCTGAAAATGGTCGGACGCATTGCCCTTGATCCGGGTGCGGCCGTCGGAGGACATCCCCACGAAGTGGACGAGGAGGTCTACGTCGTCCTTTCGGGGGTTGGAGTCTATCTCGACGGTGACACCGAGTACGAGGTGGGGCCCGGCGATGTGACCGTGACGTTTCGGGGTGAACGGCACGGACTTCGGAATACGGGAACGGAGCCTCTGGTTTTCCTGGCTTTTATCGCAGGATAG